The following are from one region of the Pseudodesulfovibrio piezophilus C1TLV30 genome:
- a CDS encoding LolA family protein, producing MLRKYWIVVFVLINCFFVCNAWGAEQDSANQFAERIQKRYEKIKTFQAEFTQELTNVASGEVDKRKGQIWFKQPSQVRWETLEPEKELLVVGPEFAWDYIADEELALKYDVATLFNSKTILRFISGQARLNDDFIVKTDWQGSEAVKTRWGKGCIVLQLIPKEAEPGLVMAYIGVEPDTGILRKVMIVDFYGNGNEVQLNDIKLNIDFPTSMFSFFPPEGTTIEDNTQGF from the coding sequence ATGTTGAGAAAATATTGGATCGTTGTTTTTGTTTTGATTAATTGTTTTTTTGTTTGCAACGCATGGGGAGCAGAGCAGGATTCTGCAAATCAATTCGCTGAACGTATTCAGAAGCGCTATGAAAAAATAAAGACATTCCAAGCTGAGTTTACACAAGAATTAACGAATGTTGCTAGTGGTGAAGTCGATAAACGGAAAGGCCAAATATGGTTTAAACAACCATCACAAGTGCGGTGGGAAACCTTGGAACCGGAAAAAGAGCTACTGGTCGTTGGTCCTGAGTTCGCATGGGACTATATTGCAGATGAAGAACTCGCATTGAAGTATGATGTGGCAACACTTTTTAATTCAAAAACAATTCTTCGTTTTATTTCCGGACAGGCGCGGCTTAATGACGATTTCATCGTCAAAACTGATTGGCAGGGATCAGAAGCTGTGAAGACTCGATGGGGGAAAGGGTGCATTGTCCTGCAACTCATCCCTAAAGAAGCAGAACCCGGACTTGTGATGGCTTATATTGGAGTTGAGCCGGATACTGGGATATTGCGCAAAGTTATGATTGTTGATTTTTATGGAAATGGAAATGAAGTGCAGTTGAATGATATTAAACTGAACATTGATTTCCCCACATCAATGTTTTCTTTTTTCCCGCCAGAAGGAACAACAATAGAAGATAATACCCAAGGATTTTAA
- a CDS encoding pseudouridine synthase yields MEKKVKIRLNKFIAQSGVTSRRGADELVFNGTITVNGIVADSPGIKVDPASDTVIFNGQPLRLPSQGQALTIMLHKPIETVTTVNDPQNRQTVLDLLPREIQALRPFPVGRLDYYSEGLLLLTTDGDLCYRLTHPKYHLPKIYTVTVRGRIPEKMLHTMRSGMTLKNGEQLAPVHVVCQKPVAGTQTMELSLIQGINRQIRRMCDEFELTILRLHRIKQGPIELGKLKRGQWRELSSSEMLALKKAVKMN; encoded by the coding sequence ATGGAAAAAAAAGTAAAAATACGTCTCAATAAATTTATCGCTCAATCCGGTGTGACCTCTCGAAGGGGGGCGGATGAACTTGTTTTCAACGGAACAATCACTGTCAATGGAATTGTCGCCGATTCGCCTGGAATCAAAGTTGATCCAGCATCTGATACGGTCATATTTAATGGGCAGCCTCTTCGTCTCCCTTCTCAGGGGCAAGCCCTCACAATTATGCTGCATAAACCGATAGAGACTGTGACCACTGTCAATGATCCACAAAACAGGCAGACAGTACTCGACCTACTTCCTCGTGAAATACAAGCCTTACGGCCTTTTCCTGTCGGGCGCCTTGATTACTATTCCGAAGGCTTGTTGCTCCTAACAACAGATGGAGATCTCTGCTACCGCCTAACGCATCCGAAATACCACCTTCCAAAAATCTATACGGTAACAGTCAGGGGGAGGATTCCTGAGAAAATGCTTCACACCATGCGTTCTGGAATGACTTTGAAAAATGGCGAGCAACTCGCTCCTGTGCATGTTGTTTGTCAGAAACCTGTCGCGGGCACGCAGACAATGGAGTTAAGTCTTATCCAAGGAATAAATCGCCAAATCAGACGTATGTGTGATGAATTTGAACTCACGATTTTGCGATTGCACAGAATCAAACAAGGCCCTATTGAACTAGGAAAATTAAAAAGAGGACAATGGCGAGAATTGTCCTCAAGTGAAATGCTTGCGCTTAAAAAAGCCGTAAAGATGAATTAA
- the yedF gene encoding sulfurtransferase-like selenium metabolism protein YedF produces MSQILIECQGLPCPQPVLKCKQAIEEQAPVSISIKVDNKAAQENVSRFLSTKGYDTDVEIVGDEYVITGLKKTEEACLACEEMSNAELAEIDQQKILVFIASDVMGTGDDELGKKLIYNFILTLKEMGKDLWRVVMVNGGVKLAVATSPCMEELSKLEEAGVSVLVCGTCLEHFNLTEKKGVGTVTNMLDIVTSFQLASKTIRV; encoded by the coding sequence ATGTCTCAAATACTAATAGAATGCCAGGGGCTCCCCTGCCCTCAACCTGTTTTGAAATGCAAACAGGCAATCGAAGAACAAGCTCCAGTTTCCATTTCAATTAAAGTCGACAATAAAGCGGCTCAAGAAAATGTTTCACGCTTTCTTTCAACCAAGGGGTATGACACAGACGTGGAAATTGTTGGCGATGAGTATGTTATCACCGGCCTAAAAAAAACTGAGGAAGCATGTTTAGCATGCGAAGAGATGAGCAACGCGGAACTTGCGGAGATTGACCAGCAAAAAATTCTAGTCTTTATCGCCTCTGATGTGATGGGTACTGGAGATGATGAGTTGGGCAAGAAGCTCATATATAACTTTATCCTGACACTTAAAGAGATGGGAAAGGATTTATGGCGGGTCGTCATGGTGAATGGCGGAGTGAAACTTGCTGTTGCTACAAGCCCTTGTATGGAAGAACTGTCGAAGCTGGAAGAAGCTGGAGTATCTGTCCTTGTGTGCGGTACATGTCTTGAACATTTTAATCTCACAGAAAAAAAAGGAGTTGGTACTGTCACCAACATGCTTGATATTGTGACAAGTTTCCAACTTGCTTCCAAGACCATTCGCGTCTAG
- a CDS encoding lysophospholipid acyltransferase family protein yields the protein MKIPINPTTFSPLVAFLFKLWAKTLRFEVHGDLDSLIAQNKTGKSYVIALWHGELFPIVAFSLGIAKDVFPLISQSKDGEFIARIFKTLGFVTVRGSSSRGGVKALLQAKRIMEKENKMAVVTVDGPRGPRHKSKDGVIFMAQRAKAQIVPVRAYPVTRKVFSQSWDHFLLPLPFSRCPIYIGEPMPVTDRKLDKGILAQEKNKLEKELLFLKPK from the coding sequence ATGAAAATACCTATTAATCCAACGACCTTTTCTCCTCTTGTTGCCTTCTTATTTAAACTCTGGGCAAAAACACTCCGTTTTGAGGTTCATGGAGATTTGGATTCTCTTATCGCACAAAACAAGACCGGGAAATCATATGTTATTGCTTTGTGGCATGGAGAACTGTTTCCCATTGTTGCTTTTTCATTGGGTATTGCCAAGGACGTTTTTCCTTTGATCAGTCAAAGTAAAGATGGAGAATTTATCGCAAGGATTTTCAAGACGCTTGGTTTTGTGACCGTACGTGGCTCAAGTTCTCGTGGCGGGGTTAAAGCGCTTCTTCAGGCTAAAAGAATTATGGAAAAAGAAAATAAAATGGCTGTCGTAACAGTTGATGGACCTCGAGGCCCTCGTCATAAATCCAAAGATGGAGTGATTTTCATGGCACAAAGAGCAAAAGCTCAAATAGTACCTGTGCGTGCATACCCTGTTACCAGAAAAGTTTTTAGCCAGTCGTGGGATCACTTCCTCCTTCCTCTTCCTTTTTCCCGTTGTCCCATTTATATTGGGGAACCAATGCCTGTAACCGATAGAAAACTCGATAAAGGCATTCTTGCTCAAGAGAAAAATAAACTTGAAAAGGAATTGCTGTTTCTAAAGCCGAAGTAG
- the gcvT gene encoding glycine cleavage system aminomethyltransferase GcvT — protein sequence MESLAKTPLTDWHRENGAKMAPFAGFDMPVQYKGIMIEHKHTRTQTGIFDISHMGEFALTGKGAMKALNKVVSHDLETLAPNKCRYGFLLNERGGIHDDLIIYCLAEDEYMLVVNGACREKDFNHIQSHLPDSLFLADISEQTAKIDVQGPQSLDVLNTLLGSQWNQLKYFCFANDDSQGFPMIVSRTGYTGELGYELYLPSEAALGIWEKLIKDERVQPIGLGARDTLRLEIGYPLYGQDLDENHTPHEAGAGFFLKKESDYIGKSGLTQKNEALIALSIDGRRTARHNDPVFLPSGEKTGIITSGSFAPSLGHCIALAYVKAEDAQQDEFIIKTSRTELNAKKSSLPFYTQGTARIKID from the coding sequence ATGGAATCTTTAGCAAAGACTCCCCTTACCGATTGGCATAGAGAAAATGGAGCCAAAATGGCACCTTTCGCTGGCTTCGATATGCCTGTCCAATACAAGGGAATAATGATTGAGCACAAACATACTCGAACCCAAACTGGTATTTTCGATATCAGTCATATGGGTGAATTTGCTCTGACTGGAAAAGGCGCAATGAAGGCTTTAAACAAAGTCGTCAGCCATGATCTCGAGACATTGGCACCAAATAAGTGCAGATATGGCTTCCTTCTCAATGAACGAGGCGGAATACATGATGACTTGATTATTTATTGTCTAGCAGAAGACGAGTACATGTTAGTTGTTAATGGTGCTTGCAGAGAAAAAGACTTCAATCACATTCAATCTCATCTTCCTGATTCCCTCTTTTTGGCCGACATCAGTGAACAAACGGCAAAAATAGATGTTCAAGGCCCGCAAAGTTTAGACGTCCTCAACACCCTTCTGGGATCACAATGGAATCAACTTAAGTACTTCTGTTTTGCCAATGATGACAGTCAGGGATTTCCTATGATCGTCAGCAGAACCGGCTATACTGGAGAGTTGGGATACGAGCTCTACCTCCCTTCCGAAGCAGCCCTTGGAATATGGGAAAAACTTATCAAGGACGAGAGAGTCCAACCCATCGGACTCGGAGCGCGTGATACACTTCGTCTTGAAATAGGGTACCCACTCTATGGTCAGGATCTGGATGAGAATCATACTCCTCATGAAGCAGGGGCAGGTTTTTTTCTCAAAAAAGAATCTGATTATATTGGCAAATCAGGATTGACCCAAAAGAATGAAGCATTAATAGCTTTATCTATTGATGGGCGACGCACTGCACGCCATAATGATCCTGTTTTTCTTCCCTCAGGTGAAAAAACAGGCATTATCACGAGCGGCTCTTTTGCCCCTAGTCTGGGGCATTGTATTGCCTTGGCATATGTCAAAGCAGAAGATGCACAGCAGGATGAATTCATCATCAAAACAAGTCGTACTGAATTGAACGCCAAAAAAAGTTCACTTCCATTTTATACTCAAGGAACTGCGCGGATCAAGATTGATTAA